The window TAAATTATCGACTATAAACTTCGGAAGAACTGCAAGCGATATAAAAAGTTCGGTTGGTGCATTTCCGCAAGATTTAACTATTTATTTACGACATAAAAACTCAATTCCCAATAGATTGTTAAGCATCTTTTTAAAACGAATTGAGCCAACACCATTTCATCAAAAACATCCATTTAAAACGGAAAAAGTTACCCTTTCATAATGAAAAATATAAACGATTTAATAGCCATTCTAGATTTAGAACAACTTTCTGAAAACACTTTCAAAGGTATTAGTAAAACTATTGGAAGCCCAAATGTTTTTGGAGGTCAAGTTGCAGCGCAAGCTTTAAATGCGGCTTATAGAACTGTAGAGGAACATAGGTTTGTACATTCATTACATTCTTATTTTTTACGTGCTGGAAATTTGCTAAAACCTATTCTTTTTGAAGTAGAAAACTTAAGAGATGGACGTAGTTTTTCTACAAGAAGAGTAACTGCTTTACAAGATGATAAAGCTATTTTTATTATGGCAGCATCATTTCAAATTGTAGAAGATGGTCATGATTATCAGAAAGAAATAATTACAGATATAGCACAACCAGAAGATTTATTAAGTTGGACAGAAATGGTAGATAAATACGAAGATATTTTACCAAAACCAATGCTTTCATATTTAAGTATTGATAGACCTGTAGCGTTTAAACCGACGCAAATTTTAAACCCGTTTGAACAAAAAGATTTACCAGCAGAAGAAAATGTTTGGTTTAAGTTGAAAGGAACTATTCCTTCAGATATTTCTTTACCTTTAAAGCATCAATTATTAGCTTATATATCTGATTATCCAATACTAAACGCAGTATTAAAACCTCATGGAAGTAAAGCGCATTATGGTAATACACAAATGGCGAGTTTAGATCATTCTATGTGGTTTTACAGAGATTTTGACTTTGATGATTGGATGTTGTTTACTGCGGAAGCTCCAAATACTTTTGGTGCAAGAGGTTTCTCTAGAGGAAATATTTTCTCTCGCGATGGAAAACTAATTGCTTCTGTAGCACAAGAAGGTTTAATACGACCAAAAAGATAAGAATTGTAATTTCTAACGTGTTTAGGAATCTCAACATAAATAAGAACTAACATTAAAAAGATTCCTGCTTGCGCAGGAATGACAAAGTTATTATGAGCCCATTTGTTTACGTTTTATCTATAAACGGATTACTATTTTTATTAAGTATTATTTTTTATTTTTTTCCACCAAAAAAAATAAATGCATTGTATGGATATCGAACTCAAAAGGCAATATTAAATGAAGATATTTGGGAATTTGCTAATTCTTTTTTTACAAAACAGTTTGTAAAGTTTTCTGCTATTTCTTTTGTATTCGCTTTGCTTTTAGTGTATTTAAAACCATTAATTTCTTGGCAACCAATGGCGTTAATGATATTGTCTTTAGCGGTTTCTGTTATTAAAACAGAACAAGCACTAAATAAGAACTTCGATGATGAAGGGAAACGAAAGTAGCGGAGTTGTGTATTAGCGATAGAAGTGGCATCCTTTTCTGAAGAATGAAGAAAAGATAAAACGGATAGCGCGGCCCGAAGGGAATACCCTAAAAATTAATTAATAAACTTAACGATAAATTTCGTCCTGGAGCAGAAACACCTGAAGCAAATTCACGATAATGTTGATCTAAAATATTATCTAAACGTGCCATAACAGAAAAGTTTTCACTCATAGTATAACTTCCGTTTAAACCTAAAGTAAACCAACTTGGTGAGCCGTAATATTTGTCTGTGTCTTCTGTAGCATTTGCATCTACAATTGGGGTTAAATCGTGATTGTCAATTCCTTCCGTAATATTAAAATCAGTAATATCTTTTTTGCTATTAAATCTAATTCTAGCTCCTAAAGATAATTTATCTCTTTTGTAACTTACATCAAATTGACCAAATAAAGGTGGAATTGATGACATAGGTTCTTCTGTGTCATAAGTTCTTCCTTTAGTGTATGTAATAAAACCAGATGTTTTAAAGTTGTTGGTTATTCTTCCTTCATAGCTTGCAGTAATTCCGGTTATGTAAGCAGTTCCTTTATTCTGGTTATTAACTGCATTTCCAAACTCGCCATCAAATTCTACCTGTTTTATTGTTCCGTTGGTGTTGTACACAAAATCTCTTTGAATATAATTGTCTAATAATGTATAATACATATTTGCACCAAAACGGAACCTTCTGTCGTTAAAATATTTTTGAACACCAATTTCTGCATTATAAGCAAACTCTGGTTTAACATCAATATTTGGTATGGTAACATTGCCGCTTTTTTCTCTAATTCTGCCTACATCATCAATATTAGGAGATCGAAATCCAGAAGAAATTACACTATTTAGTTGCCAATTCTTATTCGGTTTATACACGTAACCAATAGTTGCTGTTACTGCGGAATTGTTTGTTTCTACTTCATTTTTAGGTAAAGTGATAAAAGTTTCATCAATCCACTTTGCATTTAGTTGTGTGTTTGTAAAACGTAAACCAGTGTTTAAAGTTGAAGTTTTACTTAAATCTTGTCTATAATCTACATAAGCAGCAGCACTAAAGTAACTGCTTCCGCCATCTGGATAACGAGATTGTACTTTGAAGTCATCTGAAAAACCATTAATATTTTCGTTAGAAATGTTTAAGATTTTTCCGTAGGAATTTGAAGCAACATCATTGTATGCAAATTCAAAACCGTATCCTAAATTTCTACTTTTCGCAAGCGGAACAGTAAAATCTCCATTTACACTAAACACATTTACAGTTTCTTCTCTGTAAGATCTATCTAAACTTCCAAATTTTCGTTGAATTCTACTTTCTTTTAAGTTTTGATAAGCAAAAGTAATAGTTCCTTTGTCTAACCAGTTCTTCTCAGGATTTATGATCAACTGAGGAG of the Tenacibaculum todarodis genome contains:
- a CDS encoding acyl-CoA thioesterase, translating into MKNINDLIAILDLEQLSENTFKGISKTIGSPNVFGGQVAAQALNAAYRTVEEHRFVHSLHSYFLRAGNLLKPILFEVENLRDGRSFSTRRVTALQDDKAIFIMAASFQIVEDGHDYQKEIITDIAQPEDLLSWTEMVDKYEDILPKPMLSYLSIDRPVAFKPTQILNPFEQKDLPAEENVWFKLKGTIPSDISLPLKHQLLAYISDYPILNAVLKPHGSKAHYGNTQMASLDHSMWFYRDFDFDDWMLFTAEAPNTFGARGFSRGNIFSRDGKLIASVAQEGLIRPKR
- a CDS encoding SdpI family protein, which produces MSPFVYVLSINGLLFLLSIIFYFFPPKKINALYGYRTQKAILNEDIWEFANSFFTKQFVKFSAISFVFALLLVYLKPLISWQPMALMILSLAVSVIKTEQALNKNFDDEGKRK
- a CDS encoding TonB-dependent receptor plug domain-containing protein, translated to MRALFITFFTLFSFIGFSQKAKILDQETGKIIKNVSVFNKNKTKSSISDDNGFIDISSFNKNEIIFFSHISYAELKQKKTTIKANNYIVYLNKESEQLNEIVLSVFKNKEKANRIAEQIAVISLKDIQKESPQTSADLLASVPGIKVQKSQFGGGSPVLRGMESNRVLLVVDGVRMNNAIYRKGHLQSAITVSPNLLKRTEVIFGPSSVIYGSDALGGVIHYYTKTPKLSDETEISSQLFSRYSTVNQETTTNVTAELSFDNWASLTSISYSDFGDLQMGENRSHGFDNWGKVHFYSENINGNYAENPTENKDVNLQRNTGYSQTDVLQKFFVPLSKKTDLNINLQYSTSSNIPRFDRLTELKDETDNSSLKFAEWYYGPQQRLLISPQLIINPEKNWLDKGTITFAYQNLKESRIQRKFGSLDRSYREETVNVFSVNGDFTVPLAKSRNLGYGFEFAYNDVASNSYGKILNISNENINGFSDDFKVQSRYPDGGSSYFSAAAYVDYRQDLSKTSTLNTGLRFTNTQLNAKWIDETFITLPKNEVETNNSAVTATIGYVYKPNKNWQLNSVISSGFRSPNIDDVGRIREKSGNVTIPNIDVKPEFAYNAEIGVQKYFNDRRFRFGANMYYTLLDNYIQRDFVYNTNGTIKQVEFDGEFGNAVNNQNKGTAYITGITASYEGRITNNFKTSGFITYTKGRTYDTEEPMSSIPPLFGQFDVSYKRDKLSLGARIRFNSKKDITDFNITEGIDNHDLTPIVDANATEDTDKYYGSPSWFTLGLNGSYTMSENFSVMARLDNILDQHYREFASGVSAPGRNLSLSLLINF